One Anaerolineae bacterium genomic window, AGCGGCGCGATCAGGAAATAGATCGGCTCTACATGCATGGCCAGTCGATTGTCGGTGGCCAGGTCCAGGTCTACGCCGCGCCAGTTGGTGAAAGCCAGCGGCCGGCCGTGCGCTGTGTTCCATACCGCCTGATCCACATTGCCCAGATCGAACGCGTTGGTCATGAAAGCGCGATGGCGGCTCACTGACAGCCAGGAGAACAGTGCAACGTAGGCCAACACGAGGGCCCACAGAGCCAGGCGTGAAGCATTGGAAGAGCGGAAAGGCATGGGAACACTTCGTTTGCTTTCAATTCTTGACAGGATTTTTAATCGCTATTCCACTTGAAAGAAATATGATGGTAAGCTAATTATTTTACATAGATAAGAGCAAGAATTATAAAATATAGACCGGTTTATTGTTGATTTTCCGTTCTTATTGCGCAAATGAGTCGGCTTTTGTGGCGTGAATCGTATATAAAAGATACCCCAAGGCTGATTGCATCTTAACACAGGGAGCATCCTCATGTCAATTCCTTCATAAAAACGAGGGTCAGGCCTTTCTTCGCCTAAACTCCTAGGTCACGTGCGACCATCTGCGTCTGACCATCCAGGAACACGTCTCCTTTTCCAATCAGAACCGACTCTAGCGTGAATTAAGAGTAACAGTTAGGAGATCATCGGATCATGTGGTAAAATTTGAATGCATAGTGGACAGTCGCCGTCTTCTACCATATTTTCCGTTGAACGCCGTTTCGAGAGGAACTTGCATGTCCGCTCATGAGCAGATCCGCCTGACCAGCTTAGCTGCCTGTGCTGGTTGAGCGTCCAAAACGGCCCCAGAGGCCCTGGCGCACGTGCTGCGCCCACTAAAAGAGATGTTCCCCGCCACGGCTTATCCGGAGCTGCTGGTGGGCCTAAGCTCGGCGGATGACGCGGCCGTCTATCGCCTGAACGAGAGCCAAGCTGTCATCCTGACGACCGACTTCTTCACGCCCATCGTGGACGACCCGTATGATTACGGGGCGATCGCCGCAGCCAACGCCATGGGCGACGTCTACGCGATGGGGGGCGAGGTGCTCCTTGCCCTCAACATCGCCGCGTTCCCTAACGATCTGCCGGCCTCCATCATCGCCGAGATCATCCGCGGCGGCGCTGAAAAGGTGCGTGAGGCCGGCGGGGTGATCGCCGGTGGGCATACGATTCAAGACGCCGAGCCCAAATATGGGCTGGTCGTGATCGGCCTGGCGCGTCCTGACCAGATCATGATCAAGGGTGGGGCCAGGCCGGGCGATGTGCTGGTCCTCACCAAGCCGCTGGGAACGGGTGTGATCACCACCGCCCTGAAACGTGACCTGGCCGACATCGATCACGTCGCAGTGGCTGTGGCGAGCATGAGTCGCCTCAATCGTGAGGCCGCGCGAGCTGCGCGTTCAGTCGGAGTGCGTGGCGCCACTGATGTCACCGGCTTCGGGCTATTGGGGCATGCCGTCGAGATGGCGGAAGCCAGTTGTGTACGGTTACGGTTCGAGTACGGGAAGATCCCCTGGCTGCCGGGTGCTCACCAGTATGCTCAAGCGGGTTGCTTCCCCGGTGGCGCGCGCAGTAACCACCGGTACTTCAGCCGCCACGTAGACGTCGAAGTGGAGCTGAAAGAGCCGGGCCTGATGCTGCTCTACGATCCCCAGACATCAGGTGGGCTGCTCATCGCGGTGCCGGCCGCGCGCCTGGACGACCTGCTACACGAGTATGAGAGGCTGGGTCAGCCTGCCTGGGTCATCGGCCAGGTGATTGAGGGACAGGGCATCGAAATTACACCGTGATCACGGAGTCGGCGTTCCACATCGCGGTGATGATATCGGCCATACCGCCCACGATGCCTACTTGCACTTGGTCAGTCAGGCCGAAATAGTTGAGGCAGGTCTGGCAGACGATAAGCCGGACCCCTTGCTGCTCCAACGCGCGGAGCTCTTCTAACACAGGCGATCCCCTGCAGACGAGCTTCACCCCGTCCGTATAGAAGCAGATCGCCCGTGGCAATTTCTGGGAATCGCTGAGGAGGCGGAGAAAGATGCCTGCTAGCTTTTCTTTCAATTCCTGAGCCTCGGTAATCCCAAGGCCATCGCTCTTAAACACGATCACGATGTCTTTGTCATCTGGCATGGTTTCCTCCAGTTCATGAGCTTCTTATGACCTGAACCGAGCTGTTAATCTTTCCACGGGCTTATGGAGTAGATCTCCGGCCGTGATGCCGATATGATACTCCTTCAAGTCCCTGTGTGCCAGCGTCTCCTGGCAAGCGAGCATACGTTAATAGCCAGGGGTGCCTTTGTGAAAATTGTCCATTCCTTGAATCACCATTCGTGTGTTATAATTCCCCCCAAAAGTTATCGAAGCCTAGGATACCCTCGTGATGACGATGGGGACGAGCGAGACATTGCTAATGGGAGAGCCCATGCAGGCAAGTGGGCCTGCCTCCGTCCTGCTACAAATCGAGCAGCTCTCGAAGGCCTTTCATGGCTTGCAAGCCCTGGTGCGCTATCATCTGCGCCTGCAAACTGGAGAACTCCTAGGGATTATCGGCCCTAATGGCGCGGGCAAAACCACCTTGTTCAACCTGATCACTGGGGTGCTGAAGCCTACCAGCGGACGGATTCTGTTCAATGGCCGCGATATCACAGGACTTTCCCCGGCAGCCATCTGCCGGGCTGGCATCGCCCGGACATTTCAGAATGTCCGCCTGTTTGGCTCCGTCTCCGTGCTGGAGAATGTGCGCATCAGCTTGCAGTTACATGCCCGTGTTCATCCCATTGAAGCCCTTCTCAGCCTGCCTGGCTTCTATCGGCATGAGCGGCTGCTGACCGAACAAGCGCGCGAGCTGTTGCACCTCTTTGGCTTGGAGGCCTACCAGGATCTCGCGGCAAAGCATTTGCCTTACGGTCTACAACGCAAGTTGGAGATGGCATGCGCGCTAGCATCGCGTCCCCGTTTACTGCTGCTAGATGAGCCCGCGGCGGGCATGAATCCGAAGGAAACCGAGGACCTGATGGCACTGATCCGCGAGGTTCACGATCGTTTCGGGCTGACCATCATCCTCATCGAGCACAACATGCGGGTCGTGATGGCCATTTGCGAGCGGATTCAAGCCCTAAACTACGGCGAGATCATCGCCGAAGGCACGCCGGAGCAGATTCAGAGCCATCCCGCCGTCATCGAGGCTTACCTGGGGCAGCGAGAGCTTACCATGGCCAGGAGCCGCTAATGCTGGAGCTGCGTGATCTCCACGTATACTACGGACACATTCACGCGCTGAAGGGAATCTCCTTGGAGGTCCATCCGGGCGAAATCGTCACCATCGTGGGAAGCAACGGCGCTGGGAAGACCACCACGCTAATGACGATCTCCGGGCTTCTGCGACCTCGGCAGGGCTCCATCCGATATCGAGGGCAAGATCTCACCCGAATGGCTCCTCACGAGATCGTTCAAGCTGGCATCTCCCATTGTCCCGAAGGACGACAGATCTTCGCGCCGCTGACGGTGAGGGAGAACTTGTTGCTGGGGGCATATCATCGCAGGGATCGAGCGGCAGTAGCCCGGGACTGGGCCTGGGTCGAAGCGCTGTTCCCCATTCTGGCAGAGCGCCGCTACCAACGGGCAGGGACGCTGAGCGGAGGGGAACAGCAGATGTTGGCCATCGCTCGGGCCCTGATGAGCCGGCCACAGGTGTTGTTGTTGGACGAGCCATCGCTAGGCCTGGCGCCTTTACTGGTGAGCCGCATCTTCGAGGTGATCCGAGAGCTTCGCGAGCAGGGCATGACGATCTTGTTGGTGGAGCAGAACGCATATCAGGCGCTGCAAGTCGCCGACCGCGCTTATGTCCTGGAGACAGGGGAGATCAAGCTGCATGGGACAGCTCATGAATTGGCTGATAACCCCGCTGTGAAGAAGGCCTACCTAGGGGGGTGAGCCGTTGTACTCCACGAGCTATGTGCTTCAGCAAGTGATGAACGGGCTCAATTTGGGCAGCATCTACGCGCTGGTGGCCATCGGCCTCACCATCGTGTATGGCATTTTACGGTTGATCAATTTTGCGCACGGCGATGTGATGATGCTGGGCGCTTACCTAGCCTTAGCGTTGTTGCTGAGTGCCTGGATACCCGTTGGCCTGGCCTTGGTCGTGCCCATGCTCGTGATCGGAGCGTTGGGGATCGCGATTGAGCGCGTGGCTTACCGTCCTTTGCGCGGCGCGCCCGAGGTAGCTATGTTGATCACCTCGCTGGCGGTGAGCTCCGTGATCCAAAACGGCATGGTGATGACGGTGACCGCCCAACCGCGGCCGTTTCGCCTTCCCAGAGAGTGGGTTCAGCGGCACACCCTCCTCGGTGTGAGCTTCTCTACGTTGGACGTATTGACGATTGTACTGACGCTAATCCTGATGCTCTTGCTGACCTTGTTCGTCACGCGAACCCGGATCGGGATCGCCATGCGGGCTTGTGCCTACAACCTGCGCGCGGCCCGTCTGATGGGCATCCCTATCGGGCAGGTGATCGCCGCGGCTTTCGCCGTGGGGTCGTCCTTGGCCGCGGTGGCTGGCTTCTTTTGGGCCGGCAAGTTCGGGACTGTGGATCCTTTCATGGGGTTCCTGCCGGGGCTAAAGGCCTTCGTCGCTGCGGTGATTGGGGGCATCGGCAGCATCCCGGGCGCGGTCTTAGGGGGATATCTTTTGGGTTTCGCAGAGATCTTCTTCGTCGGCTTTCTGCCGCCGGCATTTTCCGGATACCGGGATGCCCTGGTGTTCGTCTTGCTGTTGCTAGTACTGTTGATTCGTCCACAAGGGCTGTTGGGAGCTCCGGCTGAGGGGAGAGACTAAACGGTGCGCTTGCGATCCAGTATCGCCCTTGTGCTGGCGTTGGGCTTAGGCATCGGCTTGCTCAGCCTAGCGCAGAACAACCTGAACGATTACTATCAGCGTGTTCTGGCTGTAGTGGCCATTCACGTCATCCTGACCGTGAGCTTAAACCTCACCAACGGGTTTGCGGGCGATTTCTCGCTGGGGCATGCTGCGTTTATGGCCATCGGTGCCTATGCTTCCGCCTTGCTGACCCTGCCGGTGGCTGCCAAAGCGACGCTCATGCCAGATCTGCCCTCCTGGTTAGGGCAGATGCAGTGGCCATTTCCGTTGGCGACGGTGGTGGGCGGGGCCCTGGCCGCTCTCGTAGCTCTAATTGTAGGACTCCCCGTCCTGCGCCTGCGCGGCCATTACCTGGCGGTCGCCACGTTGGGCCTGATGGTGATCGTCCGGGTGGTGGCCAACAACTGGGTGCGCTTCACCAGAGGTGCTAAGGGGATCAACGGCCTGCCGGCCTATACCGATCTGTGGTGGGCCTACGGCTGGATGGCGGTGACCATCTACGTCGTCTGGCGTCTGGTCCACTCCCCATATGGCCGGGCGATGATCGCCATCCGGGAGGACGAGCTAGCGGCCTCGACGCGAGGGGTGAACGTCTTTCGGATGCGCGAGCTGGCGTTCGCGGTGGGTGCCTTCTTCGCAGGAGTGGCCGGCGCGCTGTGGGCCCACCTGATCACGGCGATTACGCCGAATTCCTTCTCGTTTCTCATCACCTTCAACGTCATTGTGATGTTAGTGGTGGGAGGCATGGGGAGTATCACCGGTTCTGTATTGGGAGCAGTGCTAATGACCCTGATCCCGGAGTTCCTGCGGCGGATCGAGACAGCGATCTCCTTGGGGGGACATCCCCTGTACGGACTCAGCCAGATCATTATCGCCATTACAGTCACGCTGATCATGATCTTCCGCCGCGAAGGTTTAATGGGAGGCCGCGAGCTCGCTGCGCCACGCTGGCTGCGACGCTGGCTTGCGTCAGAGGGCAAGGGCGCGCTCGTGATCGAGCAAAGCCGCCTATAAATCGGGTGTAGCAGTCCGTCTCCCCCCGGAAGGAGCTTGAAGGCTCCGTTCCGCGAATATCAACTCAACACAAAGGAGGAATGCCTAATGTCTCAAATCTCACGTTTTCTCTCGTGGATTCTAACCCTTTCTGTTGTCTTGGCAGCCTGTGCGCCCGTGGCGCCGGCGCCTGCAGCTCCAGCCACTCCTACGCCTACAGCCGAACAGCCGACAGTGGAGGCACAGCCTACTCCAACCCCTGCCGCTGAGGCGATCAGGATTGGCGCCATCTTCAACGTGACGGGAGGGATGTCCTCGATCGACGCGCCGGGCTTAAACGGCTTCAAGCTGGCCGCTGAGGAGATCAACGCGGCAGGCGGGTTGTTGGGACGCCCCATCGAGGTGATCGCCATTGATGGGAAGACCGACCAGACGGCGGTGACGAACGCGGTCTCGGAGATGATCAACGTCCACAAGGTCGTCGCCATCGCTGGCCTTAACGACTCCACCTACGCGCTGGCGGCCGGGCCTATTGCGCAAAGCGCCAGCATCCCATTCGTCACGGCGGGGGCCACGTTGCCCACCCTGCCCGAGCAGATCGGCGATTACTTCTTTATGGTGCCGTTTGGCGACGACGCTCAAGCCTACGCAATAGCTGACTTCGCCATTGATGACTTGGGCGCCAAGACGGCATGGATGCTGGTGGATCAGGCATATGACTTCACCACCGCGCTGGCCAAATTCTTTAAGGAGCGGTTCACCGAGCGCGGCGGGACCATTGTGCTGGAGGATATCTATCAATCGGGGGATACCGACTTCTCAGCACAGATCGCTCGCCTACGAGCGCTAGATCCGCAGCCGGACGTGCTGTTCGTCTCGGCGATTCCCAATGAGGCAGGCATCACGACGAAACAGATCCGCGAGGCGGGGCTGACACAGCCCATCCTCTCCGGCGATGGCTTCGACACGCCGCTGATCGCCGAGGTGGCAGGGGAGCTGGCGGACGATGTGTACTACTCAACGCACGCCTCGCTGGACAACCCTGATCCCAAGGTGCAGAACTTCGTGAAGGCGTATACCGAGGCCTATGGTCGGCGGCCAGAGAACGCCTTCGCCGCCTTGGGATACGACGCGATGAAGCTGATCGCCGATGCCATCCAGCGCGCCGGCTCGGCTGAGCCGAAAGCCATTCGCGATGCGCTTGCAGCTACGAAAGACTTCCAGGCGGTCACCGGTGTGATTACCTATCAGGAAGGGCAGCGCAAGCCATTGAAGTCGGTCACCATTATCCGGGTGCAGGATGGCCAGTACTCCTTCGTCAAGGAGGTGACCCCGTAACCAGGGAAAGGGCTGAGAAGAGTTCCCCTTCTGGTGGGGTCCAAGGAGGGTCTGGAGGGGCGAATCGTCCCTCCAGAACCCTTTTTTCGGCCTATTGTGGCTTTTGGTCCTCCGAAAGGAGGCAGTTGAGAGATCTCACCCTTGCACAGAAAAGCCGAGGTAACCCACATGTCCGATCTGCGAAATCGCGTCCTGACCACGGTGCAGGCTCATGGCATCCGGTTCATCCGCTACCTCTGGTGCGATAACGCCGGAGTGATTCGGGCGAAGGCGATACATACGGCGTTCCTGGACGATTACTTAAATGGCCGGGGGGTGGGGATCACTGTCGCCCAGCAAGCCGTCCCGGTCATGTATGATGCCGTGTGTGGAGATGCGGGGCTCACGCCGGCCGGGGAGGTGTTCATGCGAGCCGATTGGAGCACCCTTACTCCGTTGCCCTATGCCCCAGGCCATGCGCGAGTGTTCACCGACATCTATGATGGCGATGAGCCCTGGGGTCACTGCCCGCGCTCGTTTCTGCGTCGAGCGATCGCTCAGGCGGAAGCGGCAGGGTGGCACATCATGGCGGCATTTGAAAACGAGTTCTACCTCCTGCGTCCAGGGGAGTCGGAGGCTGAACCAGTGGACAAGACCGTATTCGCTCAAACAGCCGCATTGGATTATATGGCGCCGGTCATCGATGAGATCACCGATGCCCTGGCCGCACAGGGGGTACAGGTCGAGATGGTCTATTCCGAGTCCGGGCCTGGTCAGTTCGAGATACCGGTGCGCTATGCAGATGCTTTGACCGCGGCTGATCAGCAGATCGTGTTTCGGGAGACAGTGCGAGCGGTCGCCCAACGGCACGGCCTGATCGCCTCTTTCGTACCCAAGCCGTTCGCAGACAAGGCGGGTTGCGGAGCCCATCTCCACCTCAGCTTGTGGCGGAATGGCCAAAACCGAGTTGCTGATGCGTCGCAGCCCAGGGTCATCAGCGCCGAGATGGGAGCTTTCATCGCAGGGCTGTTGCATCACTTGCCAGCGCTGATGGCGTTGACCGTGCCCAGCACGAATTCCTACAGACGGATCCGCCCGCGCTTCTGGAGCGGCGCGTTCACCTGCTGGGGCTACGATAACCGCGAGGGGGCCGTGCGCGTGCCGCGCCCGGATCGGCATCGCCCCCTTAACAACATCGAGCTGAAGACTGTGGACCCCTCTTGCAACCCCTACCTAGCGCTGGGTGCGGTCATCGTGGCCGGGCTGGATGGCATCGCAAAGGGGCTCACCCCTGGCGAGCCGATCCAGACAGATCCTGCGGACTTGAGTGAGGAGGAACGTCAGGTGCGCGGCATCTTCCCCTTACCGTCTGATCTCGGCGCAGCCATCGAGGCGCTGGCATCGGACGCCTTGCTGTTACAAGCCTTGGGCAGCGAGCTGTCCCGCTCGTTCCTAGCAGTGCGACGGGCCGAATGGGAGGCGATGCGGGGGATGCCGATGGCTGAGGAAGTGCGACTATTGGTGGAACGGTACTGATGCTGGACCTCCGTGCGATCCCTATCATTGAGCACCATGGCCACGCTCTGGCTCGAAAGGCGCCGGATCAGGCGGTAGACTACCTGCGACCTTTCAGCGAAAGCGATGATCCGGTGCAGCTTGCCAGCCATGTCTCACATACGGCATTCTTCCGTTGGGCCCTTCACCGGCTGGCCGATTTCTTTCATTGCCGCCCCGAGATCGAGGCGATCTTGCAGGCGCGTGCCACTTACGATCCTGCCGAGTTAAGCCGCCGCTTCTTCGCCGAGGCGCGGATCGAGGCGTTGCTGTTGGACTATGGCTATCGTAGTGATCACAACCTCAGCCTTGAGGAGATGCGCGCCGCCGTCGGATGCCGAGTAGAGCCGATCTTACGTCTGGAAACGTTGGCAGAGCGATTGATCATACAACACGCCCGGCTGGCCGATTTCCGAGAGGCCTTCGCAACGACAGTGGAGCGCGCCCGGACCGATGGGCATGTTGCTCTGAAGAGCATCATAGCGTACCGATCGGGCCTGGAGATCAAGCCGCCGTCGCAAGAAGAGGTCGAACATGGGTTTCAACGGCTGAGGGCTCGAGCGGAGCGTGGCGAGCCTATCCGTCTGGCCGATAAGCCTCTCTGCGATGAACTGGTCCTTTTGGCCCTTCAGATCGCTCAAAGACAAGAGCTGCCCATTCAATTTCATACCGGCTTTGGCGACCGCGATCTGGATCTGCGGTGGGCCAGTCCCCTTCACTTGCGATGGATCTTGGAATCCGGCCGTTACCGGGATGTTCCTATCGTCCTCTTGCACGCGGGCTATCCCTATGTGCGAGATACGGCTTACCTGGCTAGCATCTACCCCAACGTGTTTGTGGACGTTTCGCTGGCGATCCCCTTAGCTGGGCCGGATATCGTCAGCGTGCTGACGGAAATCTTCGGCCTGGCGCCGTATAGCAAAGTGATGTTCTCCTCGGATGCGCACACTTTACCGGAGATGTATTGGCTGGCGGCGGAGCTCGGACGACGGGAGCTCGCCCGGGCGCTAGCACATCTGATGGAGGCCTCTTGGCTGACGCGGGCTGAAGCGGAAGAGGTCGCCCATCGCGTGTTGCATGACAACGCTGCCCAGCTATACGGGCTGTGATCCGGAGGAAGGGTAGATGCGCGTGATCGCCGGGGTTGCGAAGGGACGCCGCCTCCATTCAGTGCCGGGTGAGACCACCCGTCCGATCACCGATCGGGTCAAGGAGGCACTGTTCGACATCCTGAGCGATCGCGTCGTCGGCTGTCGCTTCCTGGATTTGTTCGGAGGGACTGGCGCCGTAGGGATCGAAGCGCTCAGCCGGGGGGCGGCCCATTGCACGTTTGTGGAGAAGAGCTGGCAGGCGACACGCACGATTTACAAGAACTTGGCACTCACCGGGCTAAGCGAGAGGGCAGAGGTGGTACGTGGGGACTCGTTCGCCTATCTGCGCCGTTCTGGCTTGGATCCGTTCGACATCATCTATGTGGCACCGCCCCAGTATCGTGGCCTCTGGCGTAAGGCGTTAGAACAGCTGGACACCCGGCCGGAGCTCCTCACGCCGGATGGGTTGGTGATCGTCCAGATTCACCCCCGCGAGGCCGAGGATATGCCTCTGCGTCATTTCGTCTTGAAAAGTGAGCGCCGTTATGGTAGCACGCTGTTGCGTTTCTACTCTCTGTCTAGCCGGAACCTTTCGTCCGATGTGAACGTTTCCTTTTCATGATGAAACGGTGGAGCTCCAAACATCGGCTGTGGCTGGTGTTGAGCGCGCTCGCGCTGGGCTTCAGCTTGGCCATCGGCTATGCCCTGGTCAGCCTGCCTCCGCTGGAGCACCTGGGCGAAGGGCAGCTTGCGCCCAGCACGCTCATCTTAGATCGGCGTGGCCGCTTGTTGTATGAAGTCATTGATCCTCAAGGCGGCAAGTATCAGCCGGTTCCGCTCTCAGCTATCCCTCAGGCCTGTCGTGACGCTGTGATCGCCACAGAGGACAGCCGTTTCTATGAGCACCCGGGTTTTGACGTATGGGCCATCGCCCGTGCGATCTGGCTCAACCTGCGTGAGGGGCGCATCGTCAGCGGGGGCAGCACGATCACCCAGCAAGTGGTGCGCAATCTGCTCTTGTCTCCGGCGGAGCGCCGGGAGCGTACGCTGCTACGCAAGCTGCGCGAGATATGGCTAGCATGGCGGCTCACAGCCACCTATACGAAAGACGAAATCCTGGCGCTTTATCTCAACCGGAGCTATTTTGGCCACTTCGCTTACGGGGTTGAGGCAGCGGCACAGGCGTATTTCGGAAAGCCCTCCGATCAGTTGGACCTGGCGGAGTGCGCCATGCTGGCCGGTCTGCTGCAATCACCGGCGCGTTACAACCCTCTGGAACACCCTGACGCTGCCAAGGCCCGTCAACAGGTAGTGCTTCACCTAATGGTCAAGGACGGTTACATCTCGCCTGAGGAAGCGGCCGCGGCTGCGGCGGAGCCCCTCCATTTCGCTCCCAGTCCGTTTCCGATCGAGGCCCCTCACTTCGTTATGTACGTGCAGGGACTGCTAGAGCAGGAATTGGGGTTAGATCGCTTACAGCAGGGAGGGCTACGGGTTTACACGACGCTGGATCTGGACTTACAGCATCTGGCCGAATCCATCGTCCAGCGGCGACTTCGCCAGCTCAGGGAGCAGAGGGATAAGCCGCCCAATCTGCGGGTAGACACGGC contains:
- the selD gene encoding selenide, water dikinase SelD, which codes for MSAHEQIRLTSLAACAGUASKTAPEALAHVLRPLKEMFPATAYPELLVGLSSADDAAVYRLNESQAVILTTDFFTPIVDDPYDYGAIAAANAMGDVYAMGGEVLLALNIAAFPNDLPASIIAEIIRGGAEKVREAGGVIAGGHTIQDAEPKYGLVVIGLARPDQIMIKGGARPGDVLVLTKPLGTGVITTALKRDLADIDHVAVAVASMSRLNREAARAARSVGVRGATDVTGFGLLGHAVEMAEASCVRLRFEYGKIPWLPGAHQYAQAGCFPGGARSNHRYFSRHVDVEVELKEPGLMLLYDPQTSGGLLIAVPAARLDDLLHEYERLGQPAWVIGQVIEGQGIEITP
- a CDS encoding DsrE family protein — protein: MPDDKDIVIVFKSDGLGITEAQELKEKLAGIFLRLLSDSQKLPRAICFYTDGVKLVCRGSPVLEELRALEQQGVRLIVCQTCLNYFGLTDQVQVGIVGGMADIITAMWNADSVITV
- a CDS encoding ABC transporter ATP-binding protein, translated to MQASGPASVLLQIEQLSKAFHGLQALVRYHLRLQTGELLGIIGPNGAGKTTLFNLITGVLKPTSGRILFNGRDITGLSPAAICRAGIARTFQNVRLFGSVSVLENVRISLQLHARVHPIEALLSLPGFYRHERLLTEQARELLHLFGLEAYQDLAAKHLPYGLQRKLEMACALASRPRLLLLDEPAAGMNPKETEDLMALIREVHDRFGLTIILIEHNMRVVMAICERIQALNYGEIIAEGTPEQIQSHPAVIEAYLGQRELTMARSR
- a CDS encoding ABC transporter ATP-binding protein is translated as MLELRDLHVYYGHIHALKGISLEVHPGEIVTIVGSNGAGKTTTLMTISGLLRPRQGSIRYRGQDLTRMAPHEIVQAGISHCPEGRQIFAPLTVRENLLLGAYHRRDRAAVARDWAWVEALFPILAERRYQRAGTLSGGEQQMLAIARALMSRPQVLLLDEPSLGLAPLLVSRIFEVIRELREQGMTILLVEQNAYQALQVADRAYVLETGEIKLHGTAHELADNPAVKKAYLGG
- a CDS encoding branched-chain amino acid ABC transporter permease, whose translation is MYSTSYVLQQVMNGLNLGSIYALVAIGLTIVYGILRLINFAHGDVMMLGAYLALALLLSAWIPVGLALVVPMLVIGALGIAIERVAYRPLRGAPEVAMLITSLAVSSVIQNGMVMTVTAQPRPFRLPREWVQRHTLLGVSFSTLDVLTIVLTLILMLLLTLFVTRTRIGIAMRACAYNLRAARLMGIPIGQVIAAAFAVGSSLAAVAGFFWAGKFGTVDPFMGFLPGLKAFVAAVIGGIGSIPGAVLGGYLLGFAEIFFVGFLPPAFSGYRDALVFVLLLLVLLIRPQGLLGAPAEGRD
- a CDS encoding branched-chain amino acid ABC transporter permease; amino-acid sequence: MRLRSSIALVLALGLGIGLLSLAQNNLNDYYQRVLAVVAIHVILTVSLNLTNGFAGDFSLGHAAFMAIGAYASALLTLPVAAKATLMPDLPSWLGQMQWPFPLATVVGGALAALVALIVGLPVLRLRGHYLAVATLGLMVIVRVVANNWVRFTRGAKGINGLPAYTDLWWAYGWMAVTIYVVWRLVHSPYGRAMIAIREDELAASTRGVNVFRMRELAFAVGAFFAGVAGALWAHLITAITPNSFSFLITFNVIVMLVVGGMGSITGSVLGAVLMTLIPEFLRRIETAISLGGHPLYGLSQIIIAITVTLIMIFRREGLMGGRELAAPRWLRRWLASEGKGALVIEQSRL
- a CDS encoding ABC transporter substrate-binding protein, which codes for MSQISRFLSWILTLSVVLAACAPVAPAPAAPATPTPTAEQPTVEAQPTPTPAAEAIRIGAIFNVTGGMSSIDAPGLNGFKLAAEEINAAGGLLGRPIEVIAIDGKTDQTAVTNAVSEMINVHKVVAIAGLNDSTYALAAGPIAQSASIPFVTAGATLPTLPEQIGDYFFMVPFGDDAQAYAIADFAIDDLGAKTAWMLVDQAYDFTTALAKFFKERFTERGGTIVLEDIYQSGDTDFSAQIARLRALDPQPDVLFVSAIPNEAGITTKQIREAGLTQPILSGDGFDTPLIAEVAGELADDVYYSTHASLDNPDPKVQNFVKAYTEAYGRRPENAFAALGYDAMKLIADAIQRAGSAEPKAIRDALAATKDFQAVTGVITYQEGQRKPLKSVTIIRVQDGQYSFVKEVTP
- a CDS encoding glutamine synthetase family protein → MSDLRNRVLTTVQAHGIRFIRYLWCDNAGVIRAKAIHTAFLDDYLNGRGVGITVAQQAVPVMYDAVCGDAGLTPAGEVFMRADWSTLTPLPYAPGHARVFTDIYDGDEPWGHCPRSFLRRAIAQAEAAGWHIMAAFENEFYLLRPGESEAEPVDKTVFAQTAALDYMAPVIDEITDALAAQGVQVEMVYSESGPGQFEIPVRYADALTAADQQIVFRETVRAVAQRHGLIASFVPKPFADKAGCGAHLHLSLWRNGQNRVADASQPRVISAEMGAFIAGLLHHLPALMALTVPSTNSYRRIRPRFWSGAFTCWGYDNREGAVRVPRPDRHRPLNNIELKTVDPSCNPYLALGAVIVAGLDGIAKGLTPGEPIQTDPADLSEEERQVRGIFPLPSDLGAAIEALASDALLLQALGSELSRSFLAVRRAEWEAMRGMPMAEEVRLLVERY
- a CDS encoding amidohydrolase family protein; amino-acid sequence: MLDLRAIPIIEHHGHALARKAPDQAVDYLRPFSESDDPVQLASHVSHTAFFRWALHRLADFFHCRPEIEAILQARATYDPAELSRRFFAEARIEALLLDYGYRSDHNLSLEEMRAAVGCRVEPILRLETLAERLIIQHARLADFREAFATTVERARTDGHVALKSIIAYRSGLEIKPPSQEEVEHGFQRLRARAERGEPIRLADKPLCDELVLLALQIAQRQELPIQFHTGFGDRDLDLRWASPLHLRWILESGRYRDVPIVLLHAGYPYVRDTAYLASIYPNVFVDVSLAIPLAGPDIVSVLTEIFGLAPYSKVMFSSDAHTLPEMYWLAAELGRRELARALAHLMEASWLTRAEAEEVAHRVLHDNAAQLYGL
- the rsmD gene encoding 16S rRNA (guanine(966)-N(2))-methyltransferase RsmD: MRVIAGVAKGRRLHSVPGETTRPITDRVKEALFDILSDRVVGCRFLDLFGGTGAVGIEALSRGAAHCTFVEKSWQATRTIYKNLALTGLSERAEVVRGDSFAYLRRSGLDPFDIIYVAPPQYRGLWRKALEQLDTRPELLTPDGLVIVQIHPREAEDMPLRHFVLKSERRYGSTLLRFYSLSSRNLSSDVNVSFS